From the genome of Anaerolineae bacterium:
CAACCCGATCTGGGTGAGGCTACGATCCGGTTGGCGGATGGCGTTGAGGTGCGGATCATTACTGCGGCGCTGACACAACCATATGACCCGGCTATTCTGGCCCACAATGCACGCATCGGCATAAAAGAAGAAGCGGGTTCAGGCAAAGACCAGAGCAGTCGTTGACACTGGCTAACCGCGGCGGTATGATGTTGCGGGTGCCGGCTCCGCTGGGAAGCCGGTTTATGGTGCCTGCATCCGGTAAATCCCTGTGATAAGCAGACTGAAGGGAATTCGCCCATGAGCGGTCATATTCGGTGGCTGATCGTGACCATAGTGGTTGCTGTGGTCTCAATCTGGATGGTGCTGCCCGATAACCCAGGAATCCACCTCGATCTGAACAATGATGGCAAGGCGGAGATCGCCCGCACTATTGCCATCCGCCCTGGCCTGGACCTGCAGGGCGGTTTGCGCGTGTTGCTGGCGGCGGATCTACCGGCGGATCAGATCACCGCCGGCGACATGGAAACCGCCCGGCGAATTGTTGAGAATCGCGTCAACGCGCTCGGTGTGGTCGAGCCAGTGATCCAGCTTCAGGAGGGTGCAAACCGGATCGTCGTTGAACTGCCGGGCATCTCCGATCCTGAGACTGCTATCGCGACAATTCGCGAAACGGGTCTGCTGGAGTTCGTGGATTTTTCCGGGCTTGGAGATGTGAGCCATCTATACGGCGCTCGCATTCTCACGACGGCCCAGCTTGAGCAGCAGGCGGCCCGGCAACAGGCGCAGGCAACCACAGCGCCAGGGGAACAACAGCCCACTGCTACACCGGCCACACCACAACCGGAAAACACTGAAACCACTGATGCAAATGCGCCGATAGTCAATCCGCGCACCGGCCAGCCGTTTGTGACTGTGATGACTGGCGCAGGGCTACAATCAGCCATCGCCCAGGTCGACCGATTGGGCACGGAGTGGGTGGTCAACTTCACCCTGAATGAGCGAGGCGCTGAAATCTTCGGTGATTTCACCGCCCGGCATATTGGCCAGCCACTGGCCATTGTGCTGGATGGTGTGGTGATCTCCGCGCCGGTGATCAGGGATGCGCTGACCGACGGCGGGACGATCTCCGGTGCCTTTACCCAAGAAGAAGCACAGCAACTAGCGGTTCAACTCCGTTACGGTGCGTTGCCTGTGCCCCTGCGTGTGGAAAGCGTGGAAAGCGTTGGGCCAACCCTCGGGCGCGTGTCCATCAATCGCAGTATTCAGGCAGGTGTTCTGGGCGTAATCACGGTACTGGCATTTATGCTGCTGTACTACCGGGTACCCGGCATCACGGCGGATGTTGCGTTACTGCTGTTCGGGATCATGAACATCGCCCTCTTCAAGTTCATCCCGGTGACGCTGACTCTGCCGGCGATCACAGGCTTCCTGATTTCAGTAGGCACGGCGGTAGACGGCAACATCCTGATCTTTGAGCGAATCAAAGAGGAATTGCGCAAGGGACGTAAGCTTAATATCGCTGTGGAGGCGGGCTTTGACCGCGCCTGGACCTCGATCCGCGATTCGAACCTGTCCACAATCATCATCTGCGTAATCCTGTACTTGTTCGGTTCAACGTTCGGTGCCGGTTCAGTGCGCGGCTTTGCCATCACGCTGGCCCTGGGTCTGGTACTGAATCTGTTCACGGCCGTGATTGTGACCCGGACGCTCCTGATCCTGGTCATGCAGGTGGCGGGTGACAAACTGGAACA
Proteins encoded in this window:
- the secD gene encoding protein translocase subunit SecD, encoding MSGHIRWLIVTIVVAVVSIWMVLPDNPGIHLDLNNDGKAEIARTIAIRPGLDLQGGLRVLLAADLPADQITAGDMETARRIVENRVNALGVVEPVIQLQEGANRIVVELPGISDPETAIATIRETGLLEFVDFSGLGDVSHLYGARILTTAQLEQQAARQQAQATTAPGEQQPTATPATPQPENTETTDANAPIVNPRTGQPFVTVMTGAGLQSAIAQVDRLGTEWVVNFTLNERGAEIFGDFTARHIGQPLAIVLDGVVISAPVIRDALTDGGTISGAFTQEEAQQLAVQLRYGALPVPLRVESVESVGPTLGRVSINRSIQAGVLGVITVLAFMLLYYRVPGITADVALLLFGIMNIALFKFIPVTLTLPAITGFLISVGTAVDGNILIFERIKEELRKGRKLNIAVEAGFDRAWTSIRDSNLSTIIICVILYLFGSTFGAGSVRGFAITLALGLVLNLFTAVIVTRTLLILVMQVAGDKLEHRMWWMGI